TTCAATATCCCGTAGTAGCTCAGCTGGTTGTATTTCATGGTCTGTTTGTTGAGATCTCGTGTTCGATACCTGGTGAGGGTCTCTTAATTTTTTAGCTACTGTGTGATTCGGTTCCGATCGTTttcttcatgggccggcccaggcaGCGACCCGACTATGCGAAGCTGCGACTGTTTGCCGCAAAATGCGGCGCATAGGACATCCCGAAACGGGGAGTCCCTTCGATTTCGCGCAGGGTGCGgtattaatgggccagcccattcgGTGACGTTCATATCTGAGTCGTTACTAAAATCCAAAAAAAAGGACGCACACACTTGAGGAATCGAACTCGACACCACAAGATAGAAACCAATAGTTCCTTACCGCTTGAGCTAGATAGTTTCAATGGTTGTAGCCCGCGCACGCATTTAACCACTAGGTACATAGGTAGATAAAAAAAGCCACTAAAAAGTAGATAAAAGAAAAATCAAAATTTTAACCATTTCATATTTCGAAATATACATTTAATATCTTTTGATATACAATGAACAATAGTTAAATATacattatatatgtatatatatatatatataattttttttataTACACTGAACACACAATGGACATTTTTTATATACGTTGAACAatatttaaatacacattgaacaattTTTGTTATATAAGCTGAACATTTTTGCATTGTGATTTTTTTTCCGAAAAAGTGAATATAATTTGATAACCGTGAACAATTTCTGAAAGCATGAAGAAAAATAAGAATTTCTAATATTTTTTGAAAACAAAGGTTAAAAATGAAAAGGTAGAATAaagggaaaaataaataaataaataggaaCATAAACAAAAGagggaaaatgaaaaaaagaaaaaagaaaacacgaAACAGGAAAAAATTTGGAAAActggcaaaagaaaaaaaacagaaaaaaaaaacattTGAGGGAACCTTCCCGAAGGTTTCCAAAACCGGTTTGCCTCGCAGTGGGCCGGCCCGTTTCGCGGTGCTCGCTCGCCCACTTGAACAGAAGCGCAGCAATTCGACGCACGCGCGTGTCAAATATAGTTTGCCGTGGAAACGGGGCCGGTTTAGGGGGGGGGTCCTATAGGGCGCTGCAGGCGCCTGTTCGCGCTCCTGGCACCCGCTGCCGCAGCTGGTGGGCCAGCCCAGGAACAGGAAGCAAATCTGTAGCGCAGAAAAACTTCAAAAAAATGACATGATTATGTTGGACCTACTCTGATGCGGAGGAACCCTGCACGGACTGTCCGGTAAGATGAAAGATGTTGAGATCACCCCATCTCATGATCAAAATGTGAGATCGAGACTGACATAGATCGACCGTCTCATCAACCCATCCCATTTGTACTTGTGTTTCAAGGCAAGAGTAATAACTAGTAGTTTTAAAGTGAGGGTCACATGAGGTTTCTGTGAGTTGTAGTTCAAAACTGGCCAAGTTTTTTCTGCTTTCTGAAATGATTTTCGAAATTGTACTACAAACTTGGTTGTACGTACAACCGGGTCGTTCGGCGACAATGTGCTAGCACCGGTCGCGACCCCTACTTTCGTGCGACGGCCACCCCTACCAGGCTGCAGCTCACACCGTCCTGACTTGAAAACACTCAATGACAACAAAAATGCAAAATATGGTATCCCCTAAACATATGATGCCATGGTTTGGTCATGTTAAACTAATTACAGGGTAGAGACACTACACCACTGACACTtgaaggaatatgccctagaggcaataataaagttattatttatttccttatttcatgataaatgtttattattcatgctagaattgtattaaccggaaatataatacatgtgtgaatacatagacaaacatagtgtcactagtatgcctctacttgactagctcgtttatcaaagatgattatgtttcctagccatggacaaaagagttgtcatttgattaatgggatcacatcattaggagaatgatgtgattgacatgacccattccgttagcctagcacttgatcgtttagtatgttgctattgctttcttcatgacttatacattttcctgtaactatgagattatgcaactcccgtttaccggaggaacactttgggtgctaccaaacgtcacaacgtaactgggtgattataaaggagtactacaggtgtctccaaaggtacaagttgggttggcgtatttcgagattaggttttgtcacttcgattgtcggagaggtatttctgggccctctcggtaatgcacatcactataagccttgcaagcaatgtgaccaatgagttggttacgtgatgatgcattacgtaacgagtaaagagacttggcggtaacgagattgaactaggtattggataccgacgatcaaatctcgggcaagtaacataccgatgacaaagggaacaacgtatgttgttatgcggtttgaccgataaagatctttgtagaatatgtgggaaccaatatgggcatccaggttctgctattggttattgaccgagaatagttctaggtcatgtctacatagttctcgaacccgtagggtccgcacgcttaacgttacgatgacagttatattatgagtttatgagttttgatgtaccgaaggagttcggagtctcggatgagatcggggacatgacgaggagtctcgaaatggttgagacgtaaagatcgatatattggacgactatattcggagttcggaaaggttccgagtgattcggatatttatcggagtaccggagagttacgggaattcgccggggaaaagtattgggccttattgggccatacgggaaagagagaggggctgcctagggcaggccgcgcgcgcccccaaggcctagtccgaattggaatagggggaggggccgcaccctctccttccttcccttctctcttccccttccttctctcctactcctactaggaaaggaggagtcctactcccggtgggagtaggactccccccttgggcgcgcctcctcctccttggccggccctccccttgctcctttatatacgggggtaggggggcaccccaggataacacaagttgatctacggatcgttccttagccgtgtgcggtgcccccctccaccatattccacctcgatcatatcgtcgcggagtttaggcgaagccctgcgccggtagaacatcatcatcgtcaccatgccatcgtgctgacggaactcatccccgaagctttgctggatcggagcccggggatcgtcatcgagctgaaacgtgtgctgaactcggaggtgccgtacgttcggtgcttggatcggtcggatcgtgaagacgtacgactacatcaaccgcgttgtcataacgcttccgcttacggtctacgagggtacatggacgaacactctcccctctcgttgctatgccatcaccatgatcttgcgtatgcgtaggaatttttttgaaattactacgtttcccaacagtggcatccgagcctaggttttatgcgttgatgttatatgcacgagtagaacacaagtgagttgtgggcgatacaagtcatactgcttaccagcatgtcatactttggttcggcggtattgtgagatgaagcggcccggaccgacattacgcgtacgcttacgcgagactggtttcaccgttgcgagcactcgtgcttaaaggtggctggcgggtgtctgtctctctcactttagctgaatcgagtgtggctacgcccggtccttgcgaaggttaaaacagcacaaacttgacgaactatcgttgtggtctttatgcgtaggtaagaacggttcttgctaaagcccgtagcagccacgtaaaatttgcaacaataaagtagaggacgtctaacttgtttttgcagggcatgttgtgatgtgatatggtcaagacgtgatgctatattttattgtatgagatgatcatgttttgtaagcgaagttatcggcaactggcaggagccatatggttgtcgctttattgtatgaaatgcaaatgccctgtaattgctttactttatcactaagcggtagcgatagtcgtagatgcaatagatggcgtaacggcaacgatgctacgatggagatcaaggtgtcgcgccggtgacgatggtgatcacgatggtgcttcgaagatggagatcacaagcacaagatgatgatggccatatcatatcacttatattgattgcatgtgatgtttatcctttatgcatcttatcttgctttgattgacgatagcattttaagatgatctctcactaaaattatcaagaagtgttctccctgagtatgcaccgttgccaaagttcgtcgtgcccagacaccacgtgatgatcgggtgtgataagctctacgtccatctacaacgggtgcaagccagttttgcacacgcagaatactcaggttaaacttgacgagcctagcatatgcagatatggcctcggaacacggagacccactacaagaaatatgtcaacttgtgaccttctgtcagtgaccctggaagaattggtcatagatctatgaccatttcagaccaattggtcaaaagctgttcggggggctccaaaccctaaaccattgcaaccattttggtcagaaaggtcgtaatttccttacacgaaatggtcataaagcaaacagcgcttgtccgctgccttatttctagttgttaacgaccaatatagatggtcatagcctagtaaattatggtgggttgcgatgactaggcgccatctcatcagttttgcctatgtgtcatgtccatgtggtagtttttgtcctaggttgtgaagcaacatgtatttctgtcattcccaaaattcccaaaaaagctcataaattctttgggtcatatcttcgtcaaatatgtaaaaaccttcctttcctagttcaaaaataattcaaaaatattcattttcctattctgttcagaacaacagtttgtgaaggaagtaccactttggcatgtccaaatagtatccattttctacagtgctttcctatgcccaaataaccatcctccaccaaatgccagctcaatccattcattattttgagccgagcttcaacattcgtatttatgtccagtgtggtggtttgcaaagtaagtaccacctaggctcctccttttgagctgaaaatttgtgaagacggtcttcttagtaactgatcatcctcagccaaaactcacggccattagccatgtacatttcccgtaccgctaatcaaacacttggctgcttattcatgtttaagcatcgatcggtctcctcgtgagaatcttatgttgtgattttcttcctagcacctacctggggagttcccaaaccactatacatgcctaggccacccagaacacatgtcaacgccacggtcacgcggtgaccacgcggcgggcatgcgagcttacgctctctagagttggggccctcagccaccgtcgaaacctcgatgtctctccatcaaaccatgtatttctgattaaataggtacttatgtaactagaaatgttttttggaaaaaataaatagcaaactatgaggcagctgcagttcaaatttgacccgcttccaactgaatcggcggaaatttgtctttttcaggagaggtggatcaaaactttttacacccaaccatttggtcaattgtgcattaaataagtcctagtattttagaaaaatgatttggtccaattttgcaacaattatttggtagttccttcacaaaaaaacctcctttcgggcactcgaaaaatgaaaaatggtttttccgtccaaagaaaatgaaaacttccttaggcaacattgtttgccattccaatatgcacccttgtgcacaatatgagatcatttgaacaaactatgccacgaatgtggccataagtttgatcatttgccttgaaagccatgaatcttgagagatgatagctcatttctgagaacacttttttaaaataattgccgtattacaagtttgttatttttcctgggaacttggccacatataatgacacaatgtgaaggtttcccaattttttgtttttttgaatttttatgcccgtttcaaaatgcggccaaaacggcgggaatgaccgttcctagctagttgttgaatcttggaatttttttggtgtttctctgattaaatagatacttatgtacctagaaatgatttttggaaaaaataaatagcaaactatgaggcagctgcagttcaaatttgacccgcttccaactgaatcggcggaaatttgtctttttcacgagaggtggatcaaaactttttacacccaaccatttgggtaattgtgcattaaatatgtcctagtattttagaaaaatgatttggtccaattttgcaacaattatttggtagttccttcacaaaaaaacctcctttcgggcactcgaaaaatgaaaaatggtttttccatccaaagaaaatgaaaacttccttaggcaacattgtttgccattccaatatgcacccttgtgcacatatgagatcatttgaacaaactatgccacgaatgtggccataagtttgatcatttgccttgaaagccatgaatcttgagagatgatagctcatttctgagaacacttttttaaaataattgtcgtattacaagtttgttatttttcctgggaacttggccacatataatgacacaatgagaaggtttcccaattttttgattttttttgaattttttatgcccgtttcaaaatgcggccaaaacggcgggaatgaccgttcatagctagttgttgaatcttggaatttttttggtgtttctctgattaaatagatacttatgtacctagaaatgatttttagaaaaaataaatagtaaactatgaggcagctgcagttcaaatttgacccgcttccagctgaatcggcggaaatttgtctttttcacgagaggtggatcagaacttttttcacccaaccatttggtcaattgtgcattaaatatggcctagtattttatgaaaatgatttggtccaattttgcaacaattatttggtagttccttcacaaaaaacctcatttggggcactcgaaaaatggaaaatgattttttgtcCAAAGAATATAAAAAATCCCTTTATCGATACTGTTTACTATTCCAAGATGTAAACTTTTGCAGAGTATAAAGAACTCATTTTGAACAAATATAAAGAATATaaagaatatcatttgaacaaatatttggtaggtcttttacaaaaaagaactcattttgagcactaaaaaatggaaaatgattttttcgtgacCTATTTAAAAGGTCATAAAGTCTTCAAATTGTTTGTTGCGTTCTGATTGGTCTAtaggcatatcacgcggatcatgcatccgACACCGTCGGATGCTCCGGGATCCAACGGCGGACCTCatcccctcaccctctcacccacgTAGCCCTCTCACCCCCTCACCCACGCAGCCCTCACTCCCCACCGTTCCAACCCTAGCCCCCACGCCCCCGCACCCGCACCCGctcgccaaaccctagccgccgccgccgcccccgcaccaTGGCCGTCAACGGCGAGGAGCTCGAATCCCCATGCCTCCCAAGCGCCCGAAACTCTAGCCCGCGGCGCAGCCATGGCGACCGAGCTTTGGATCCCATCGACTCCCCCCCATCGCACCCCTCCTCTCCTCgcagccaccgccacctcctccctcgatCCAGTCCTCTCTCCAGCCTCCTTTCCCTGATCCAGTTCTCTCCCCACCGCTCCCACCCACCGCCGACCTCGCAGCCCTCCTCACCACCGTCGCCGACCTCGTCTCTCCCTCCCCTCACCATCTTTCCCTACCCTATACCCTAGATCGAGTCGAGCAGGTCGGCCGACGCGCTAGGGTTCCGTTTGGTCAGCTCCCCGCCGGCTCTCTGGTTGGACGCCTGCCCGACGATGGATCTCCCGCCGCTCTCCCAGCAGGCGCTCTTCGCGGCCCTCCGATCCGCGGACGCCAAGGCCGTGCGCCGCctcctggctggcgccgaggagtcCGCGCTCTATGTCCCGGTGGATGCCGAGGCCGTGCGCCTCCTCCTCCCGCTCTACGACCTCGAGGCCGCCAAGCTCTACTCCCGCCTCAACCTCGATGccttccacgtcgccgccaagcaaGGGCACACCGGTGAGCCCCTCTTCTCGCTCGATTAGTAGCTTCCGCTGGGTTTTTTAGAATGAGCCAAGTCCAGTGTGTTGCAGCAAGTTTAACCGATTCTCGTTGGGCTCAATTGCAGGGTTTGATGCTCCGAGGAACAGCATGGAGTTCGCCATGGAGGCGCCCCACAGCTACGGCGTCTTCCAAGAGGACGTCCCGGTGAGTAGTACAATCCCCTTCCCTGTTCTTTCTCTCTATCTGTCAGACTAATtcactgcatcattttcttccCTGGCCCCTGTATGCATGCGTCTGGTAATTATTTTGTTTCCAGAAAAAGGACCTAGAATTCCTTTTTTCTCCTTTCATTCTAGTCACATACTGCTGTCCAATTTGACAGATGATATGCATTGTCCATCCGTCCTTGGCAGCTCTGCTGCTAGGTGTACTTGTACCTGACTGTTGTTGCCTGAGAAGACAACATGAAACACCTATTAATAATGCTGTCAAACAAACAGTAGACCACCATCTACTGCTGCTGGGCACAATCAAGTTGCCCCTTAATTACCTGGCCATTCTCTGCATCATTGCTTACCATCCTTTGCCTACCAATAAGTAGGAGGCCATGTTGAGTTGCTGGCATTGTTCTTCAAACTAGATTAGCACTGCTGCTTTCCTccgcccctcttctccctcgaCGGTGTTCTCATCCGCCACAGCAGCTTACTGACACGGTCATTGGTTCTGTCTTTGTTTTGTTGGCagcaggggaaggaggaggaggaggagttcagcaTGGGGCCTCTCTCCATTCTCATGCTCAGCGTCGGCGTCTTCCCCGACGGTGGCTATGGCGGGACCCTCGAGATCGTCGTCTTCCTGACCGGGACCCTTGGTTAGTGACAGCATTTGTTTTCCACGACATTCAGACTTTGCTATAGTTTACTGAAACTGTTGTGGTCTGAAGAACAGTTTAATGAAATTGTTCCAAGTCTGAAAAACAGTTGTCTAAATCTGTTGAAATCTGAAACTGTTAGTGTGAGGTGTCTGAAACTGTTCTAATCTTATAGATAACCTGTGAACAAATTTACTTGTGTTGAATAACCCGTGAACAAATTTAGGACTTTGGAGTTGTCTAAAACTGTTGTAGTCTTGTAGAAAAGTAAAAGTAGTTGGATGGAAATATATTTCTCAGTCTGTGTAATAGATGGTCTGAAGCTAGTTGCAGATTTCTTTCCTTGATTCAGATAATTCAGTAAGTCCATTTCATAACATCTGCTGCTAGTAGAAATTATGGAAGCTAAAAAGCCAAATCAAGttcatgttgggtttcgtagtaatttcaaacattttcctacgcacacgcaagatcatgtgatgcatagcaacgagggggagagtgttgtctacgtacccaatgcagactgactgcggaagcgctgacacgacgtagaggaattagtcgtacgtcttcacgatccaaccgatcaagcaccgaaactacggcacctccgagttcgagcacacgttcaactcgatgacgatccccgggcttcgatccagcaaagtgtcggggaagagtttcgtcagcatgacggcgtggtgacgatcttgatgaactacatcagcagggcttcgcctaaactccgctacagtattatcgaggaatatggtggcagggggcaccgcacacggctaaggaatagatcacgtggatcaacttgtgtgtctagaggtgtcccctgcctccgtatataaaggatccaagggggagggctggccggccaaggaggggaggcacaggagagtcctactccctctgggagtaggatccccccccccccaatcctagtccaactaggattcctcggaggggaaagggggagaggggtggccggccacctctcctagtcctaataggactaggggaagggggaggcacgcagcccttgtgggcagccctttcacctttccactaaggcccatgaaggcccatatggctccccgggggttccggtaacctcccggtaacccggtaaaatcccgatttcactcggaatacttccgatgtccaaacataggcttccaatatatcaatctttacgtctcgaccatttcgagactcctcgtcatgtccgtgatcacatccgggactccgaacaaccttcggtacatcaaaatgtataaactcataatgtaactgtcatcgtaaccttaagcgtgcggaccctacgggttcgagaacaatgtagacatgaccgagacacgtctccggtcaataaccaatagcgggacctggatgcccatattggctcctacatattctacgaagatctttatcggtcagactgcataacaacatacgttgttccctttgtcatcggtacgttacttgcccgagattcgatcgtcggtatccaatacctagttcaatctcgttaccggcaagtctctttactcgttccgtaatacatcatctcacaactaccatattagttgtaatgcttgcaaggcttatgtgatgtgcattaccgagagggcccagagatacctctccgacaatcggagtgacaaaacctaatctcgaaatacgccaacccaacatgtaccattggagacacctgtagtactcctttataatcacccagttacgttgtgatgtttggtagtaccgaaagtgttcctccggtaaacgggagttgcataatctcatagttataggaacatgtatatgtcatgaagaaagcaatagcaacatactaaacgatcgggtgcaaagctaatggaatgggtcatgtcaatcagatcattcaactaatgatgtgacctcgttaatcaaataacaactctttgtctatggttaggaaacataaccatctttgattaacgagctagtcaagtagaggcatactagtgacactctgtttgcttatgtattcacacatgtattatgtttccggttaatacaattctagcatgaataataaacatttatcatgaaataaggaaataaataataactttattattgcctctagggcatatttccttcagtctcccacttgcactagagtcaataatctagatcacatcaccatgtgattaacatcgatagttcacatcatcatgtgaccaacacccaaagggtttactagattcagtaatctagttcacatcgctatgtgattaacacccaaagagtgatcatgttttgcttgtgaaaaaaatttagtcaacgggcctgccaaattcagatccgtatgtattttgcaaaattctatgtctacaatgctctgcatggagctactctagctaattgctcccactttcaatatgtatccagattgagacttagaatcatctggatcagtgtcaaaaacttgcatcaacgtaatccttttacgacgaaccttttgtcacgtccataatcgagaaacatatccttatttcactaaggataattctgaccgctgtccagtgatctactcctagatcactattgtactcccttgccaaatcagtgcagggtgtacaatagatctggtacacagcatgacatactttatagaacctatggacaaggcatagggaatgactttcattctctttctatcttctgtcgtggtcgggttttgagtcttactcaacttcacaccttgtaatacaggcaagaactctttctttgactgctccattttgaactacttcaaaaacttatcaaggtatgtactcattgaaaaaacttatcaagcgtcttgatctatctctatagatcttgaagctcaatatgtaagcagcttcactgaagcctttctttgaaaaactcctttcaaacactcctttatgctttacagaataattctacattatttccgatcaacaatatgtcattcacatatacttatcagaaatgctgtagtgctcccactcactttctcgtaaatacaggcttcaccgcaagtctgtataaaactatatgctttgatcaactcatcaaagtgtatattccaactctgagat
Above is a window of Triticum dicoccoides isolate Atlit2015 ecotype Zavitan chromosome 5B, WEW_v2.0, whole genome shotgun sequence DNA encoding:
- the LOC119309025 gene encoding uncharacterized protein LOC119309025, with product MDLPPLSQQALFAALRSADAKAVRRLLAGAEESALYVPVDAEAVRLLLPLYDLEAAKLYSRLNLDAFHVAAKQGHTGFDAPRNSMEFAMEAPHSYGVFQEDVPQGKEEEEEFSMGPLSILMLSVGVFPDGGYGGTLEIVVFLTGTLG